One segment of Rosa chinensis cultivar Old Blush chromosome 6, RchiOBHm-V2, whole genome shotgun sequence DNA contains the following:
- the LOC112169504 gene encoding cytochrome P450 CYP82D47: protein MDYLSHQLAITGLLILVSLYVYLWRVRFQNHKMKGLITLWCPEPYGALPIIGHLHQLGGRNPVFRTLATMADKYGPIFTIWLGKKRALVINNYEAVKECFTTNDRIFATRPISAQGEYLGYNYAAFGFSPYGTYWRDMRKLVVIELLSNRRLETLKHVQVSEVDAFVKGLYSVWENKGRDGQSKVVISEWIEHLTLNVITRIIAGKRYFGKESDELDGEQKRIGKLMKDFMYAAGKPVVSDVIGFPRWMDFKGQLKTMKNIGSQLDSLMTSWVEEHHTKKQKSDSSNQQQDFINVLLSEIEDSSMLDHTRDTIIKATALNLILAGSESTSISLTWTVSLLLNNRHILKVAQEELDRTVGRHRWVEDTDIKNLVYLQATVKETLRLYPPAPLSVPHEAMEDCKVGGFDIPKGTLLFVNLWKLHRNPSVWSDPEVFSPERFLTSQAGVDASGQHFEFIPFGSGRRVCPGITFAFQLIHLTLARLIQGFELATPLDKAVDMTEGLGITIPRATPLEVLLTPRLAFELYPQ, encoded by the exons ATGGATTATCTTTCTCATCAACTAGCAATTACAGGACTTCTAATTTTGGTTTCGTTGTATGTGTATCTATGGAGGGTGAGATTTCAGAATCACAAAATGAAGGGCCTCAT AACCCTATGGTGCCCTGAACCCTATGGTGCCCTGCCAATTATAGGTCACCTCCATCAACTAGGTGGCCGAAACCCAGTGTTTCGAACCTTAGCAACAATGGCTGACAAGTATGGTCCAATCTTTACCATATGGCTCGGCAAGAAGCGTGCCCTGGTGATCAACAACTACGAAGCTGTCAAGGAATGTTTCACCACAAACGACAGGATTTTCGCCACAAGACCAATTTCTGCACAGGGAGAGTACCTTGGTTACAATTATGCAGCATTCGGGTTCTCACCCTATGGCACATATTGGCGTGATATGAGAAAGTTGGTTGTGATCGAGTTGCTCTCTAATCGTAGGCTAGAGACTCTGAAACATGTACAAGTCTCTGAGGTTGATGCTTTTGTTAAAGGGTTGTATTCAGTTTGGGAAAACAAAGGACGTGATGGTCAAAGCAAGGTGGTGATCAGTGAATGGATTGAGCACCTAACCTTAAACGTGATCACTAGAATTATTGCTGGGAAGAGGTACTTTGGTAAAGAGAGTGATGAACTTGATGGAGAGCAAAAGAGGATTGGGAAGCTTATGAAGGACTTTATGTATGCTGCTGGCAAACCAGTTGTTTCTGATGTAATTGGGTTTCCAAGGTGGATGGATTTCAAGGGGCAATTGAAAACTATGAAGAATATAGGGAGCCAATTAGACTCTTTGATGACAAGTTGGGTTGAAGAACATCATACAAAGAAGCAGAAGAGTGACTCAAGCAACCAGCAGCAGGACTTCATTAATGTCCTGCTTTCTGAGATTGAGGACAGTTCTATGCTTGATCATACCCGAGATACTATTATCAAGGCAACAGCACTG AATCTCATCCTAGCCGGTTCAGAATCCACATCAATCAGCTTGACATGGACCGTCTCTTTACTATTAAACAACAGACATATCTTGAAGGTAGCCCAAGAGGAATTAGATCGAACAGTTGGCAGGCACAGATGGGTGGAAGACACTGACATTAAAAACCTGGTTTACCTCCAAGCCACCGTCAAAGAAACATTGCGTCTATACCCACCAGCTCCACTCTCAGTTCCACATGAAGCAATGGAGGACTGCAAAGTCGGCGGTTTTGACATCCCGAAGGGCACTCTTTTGTTTGTGAATCTGTGGAAGCTTCATAGGAACCCAAGTGTGTGGTCAGACCCTGAAGTGTTTTCCCCAGAAAGATTTCTTACAAGCCAAGCAGGTGTAGACGCTTCAGGTCAACATTTTGAGTTCATTCCTTTTGGGTCTGGGAGAAGAGTTTGCCCAGGTATCACTTTTGCGTTTCAGCTTATACACTTGACGCTGGCAAGGTTGATTCAAGGGTTTGAATTGGCAACTCCATTGGATAAGGCAGTGGATATGACTGAAGGATTGGGGATCACTATACCAAGAGCAACTCCACTGGAAGTTCTCTTGACCCCACGTTTAGCTTTTGAGTTGTATCCACAGTAA